The Marinilongibacter aquaticus genome has a window encoding:
- a CDS encoding DUF3307 domain-containing protein, whose product MNASDFSLLIKLLMAHMVSDYFLQFGSWVSDKGKKGIRSPKLYWHILITFLTAWLFSGHFLAALFIGFTHYLIDLGKIYIKYNRFVLFIADQTLHTLILVLTWLFLIDGWHTFFENTVSLFQNPKTWLFCFAYGLITFPMSVVIEIFVYRWRSEITEKKQESLKQAGQWIGILERILVLTFILMGQYSAMGFLIATKAILRFKDTEIKQMEYVLIGTLMSLTPTILLGILTDFLLRVL is encoded by the coding sequence ATGAACGCTTCGGATTTCAGCTTGTTGATCAAATTGTTGATGGCCCACATGGTCTCCGATTATTTCTTGCAATTTGGTTCTTGGGTTTCCGACAAAGGCAAAAAAGGAATTCGTTCGCCAAAATTGTATTGGCATATACTTATCACATTCTTGACCGCCTGGCTGTTTTCTGGGCACTTTCTTGCTGCACTTTTTATCGGTTTCACGCACTACCTTATTGATTTGGGCAAAATCTACATCAAGTACAATCGTTTTGTCCTTTTCATTGCTGACCAAACTTTGCACACGCTCATTCTCGTGCTCACCTGGCTCTTTCTGATCGACGGTTGGCACACTTTCTTCGAAAATACCGTGAGTTTGTTTCAAAACCCTAAAACATGGCTTTTTTGCTTTGCATACGGCCTCATTACCTTTCCCATGAGTGTAGTGATCGAAATTTTCGTTTACCGTTGGCGATCCGAAATCACTGAAAAAAAACAAGAGTCTTTAAAACAAGCTGGACAGTGGATTGGCATTCTTGAGCGTATCTTGGTGCTCACTTTCATTCTGATGGGCCAATACTCGGCCATGGGCTTTCTTATTGCCACCAAAGCCATTTTACGTTTCAAAGACACCGAAATCAAACAAATGGAATATGTGCTGATCGGCACATTGATGAGCCTCACGCCTACCATTTTACTGGGCATCTTGACGGATTTCTTGCTCCGTGTTCTTTAA
- the sufC gene encoding Fe-S cluster assembly ATPase SufC — MLKISNLHAGVEEKEILRGINLEVKPGEVHAIMGPNGSGKSTLASVLAGREDFEVTSGSVEYSGKDLLELAPEERAAEGIFLAFQYPVEIPGVTTINFLKTALNQIRKYKGEEALDAAQFLKLMKQKAKTVKIDDQLLRRSLNEGFSGGEKKRNEIFQMAMLEPKLGILDETDSGLDIDALRIVADGVNQLKDKERSFIVVTHYQRLLDYIVPDFVHVLYKGRIVKSGTRELALELEEKGYDWIKAEADAAESVA, encoded by the coding sequence ATGCTGAAAATCAGTAATTTACACGCTGGAGTTGAAGAGAAGGAGATTTTGAGAGGTATAAATCTTGAAGTAAAACCGGGTGAAGTACACGCCATAATGGGGCCAAACGGTTCGGGCAAAAGTACTTTGGCTTCTGTTTTGGCCGGACGCGAGGATTTCGAAGTAACGAGCGGATCGGTGGAATACTCAGGAAAAGATTTGCTTGAGCTAGCTCCCGAAGAAAGAGCCGCAGAAGGTATTTTCTTGGCTTTTCAATATCCTGTGGAAATTCCCGGAGTAACCACCATCAATTTTCTGAAAACGGCTTTGAATCAGATTCGCAAGTATAAAGGCGAAGAAGCATTGGATGCCGCACAGTTTTTGAAGTTGATGAAACAAAAGGCCAAAACCGTGAAAATCGATGACCAATTGCTTCGTCGTTCTTTGAACGAAGGCTTTTCTGGTGGAGAGAAAAAACGGAACGAGATTTTCCAAATGGCCATGTTGGAGCCCAAATTGGGGATTTTGGACGAAACAGACTCTGGTTTGGATATCGATGCTCTGCGTATCGTAGCCGATGGCGTAAATCAATTGAAAGACAAAGAGCGTTCGTTTATCGTGGTTACACACTACCAAAGATTGCTCGATTATATTGTACCCGATTTTGTGCACGTATTGTACAAAGGCCGAATCGTGAAGTCTGGAACTCGCGAACTGGCTCTTGAATTGGAAGAAAAAGGATACGATTGGATCAAAGCAGAGGCCGATGCCGCAGAATCGGTGGCTTAA
- the ctlX gene encoding citrulline utilization hydrolase CtlX: MESQYTSHILMIRPVNFAYNEAAAESNAFMHDTAKTDDPQNTALQLFDAFVEKLREADIKVHVFDDRKEPYTPDSIFPNNWVSFHADGRVFLYPMEVENRRLEKRMDILDSLKKEFELKEIVDLSHWEKKGLFLEGTGSLVLDRANKAAYVCRSSRSSELVLSDWHSHFGAYEIVVFNAVDRNGQAIYHTNVLMAIGRTFALVCLDAIPDKAEKEALVMSFIQNEKEVIAIDFSQMENFAGNMLQVCNTQGDEILVMSTRAFESLTKEQIECLEKHSTILHAELGPIETLGGGSARCMLAEIHLPEYAS, from the coding sequence ATGGAATCGCAATACACTTCGCACATTCTTATGATTCGGCCCGTGAATTTCGCCTACAACGAAGCCGCTGCCGAAAGCAATGCCTTTATGCATGACACTGCAAAAACAGATGACCCACAAAATACGGCACTTCAACTTTTTGATGCTTTTGTAGAAAAGCTTCGTGAAGCGGACATAAAGGTTCATGTATTTGACGACAGAAAGGAACCGTATACGCCCGACAGTATTTTTCCAAACAACTGGGTGTCTTTTCATGCCGACGGCCGGGTTTTCCTGTATCCAATGGAAGTGGAAAACAGGAGACTGGAAAAACGGATGGACATTTTAGACTCCCTGAAAAAAGAGTTTGAGTTAAAGGAAATCGTAGATCTCAGTCATTGGGAAAAGAAAGGCCTTTTTCTTGAAGGCACTGGAAGCCTTGTGCTCGACCGAGCCAACAAAGCCGCATACGTATGCCGATCGAGTCGTTCATCGGAATTGGTTTTGAGCGATTGGCACTCTCATTTCGGTGCCTATGAGATTGTGGTCTTCAATGCCGTCGACCGGAACGGCCAAGCGATTTACCATACCAATGTGTTGATGGCCATTGGCCGTACTTTTGCCCTCGTGTGTTTAGACGCCATTCCCGATAAAGCAGAAAAAGAGGCCTTAGTGATGAGCTTTATTCAAAATGAGAAGGAAGTCATTGCAATCGATTTTAGCCAAATGGAAAACTTTGCCGGCAACATGTTGCAAGTGTGCAATACACAAGGTGATGAAATACTGGTTATGTCTACGCGAGCGTTCGAATCTTTGACAAAAGAGCAAATCGAATGCCTGGAAAAACACAGCACAATATTGCATGCCGAATTGGGACCAATTGAAACGCTTGGCGGTGGATCTGCTCGCTGCATGTTGGCCGAAATCCACCTTCCAGAATATGCATCTTAA
- a CDS encoding SatD family protein: MQVITADIVHSTGLAEEQRTALRQLLAQEAKGSEGRYEYFIRGDSFQILLEKNALRETLMLKNLFFFKLEIRCRASLGIGSIGQIAENLSNSNGEAFVLSGKGLDQMKNKAQLLSLHSADEKINAEWNVHCRTLDYIERGQTKNQAEAMYWLLKGKNQTEIARLIGIEQSSVNRRIQSSGWSLTESILARYNETINTL; encoded by the coding sequence ATGCAAGTTATTACTGCCGATATCGTTCATTCTACTGGTTTAGCCGAAGAGCAAAGAACAGCTCTACGACAGCTTTTGGCACAAGAAGCCAAAGGCTCGGAAGGGAGATATGAGTATTTCATTCGCGGCGATTCCTTTCAGATCCTGCTCGAGAAAAACGCCCTACGCGAAACCTTGATGCTCAAAAACCTTTTCTTTTTCAAGTTGGAGATTCGTTGCCGAGCTTCTCTGGGCATTGGCTCAATAGGCCAAATAGCCGAAAACCTGTCGAATTCGAACGGAGAAGCCTTTGTACTTTCCGGAAAGGGATTGGACCAGATGAAAAACAAGGCACAATTGCTCAGCCTCCACAGTGCCGACGAAAAAATAAACGCCGAATGGAATGTACATTGCCGTACATTGGATTATATTGAACGCGGTCAAACCAAAAACCAGGCCGAGGCCATGTATTGGTTGCTGAAAGGCAAAAACCAAACCGAAATAGCCCGCTTGATTGGCATAGAGCAATCGTCTGTCAATCGGCGAATACAAAGCTCGGGATGGAGTCTGACCGAAAGCATACTGGCACGCTACAATGAAACCATAAACACACTATGA
- a CDS encoding arginine deiminase family protein, whose translation MEVFVNNEVGKLKRLIIHSPDSGLGKVVPSKAQDWLFEDIVHLQTMRKNEYDNYARLLLYFLDPEKIANKPLAKIGAANRNFFIPGKTEYFNSDKVLEFECLLNDVLQEKDLRIQLISAVSAIEECSYQEMRHFMKMSVDELTNTLITGITYSGEMFFPPIPNLIFTRDIGIVVNDYLLLNKPAKLARSRESLLAKYVFFNHPVFAELNDRIIEIEENEEHFLLPEEEQFARQETLEGGDVMMVAPKHLLIGISERTSLEAARQAMRKLFAHKVVEKVTMIKIPAKRDYMHIDTIFTQIKRNVWVLLGSLGRAAERQRKEKIWEALGQKENVEELVIKQFYIEQGKEKSRSFENLEDLLTDISKHDLQVEEETVFIYSGNGEFPYGAREQWTDSCNLLVLKEGVAIGYDRNDKTSEAFEEAGFKIKLATELIKDFEAGHIKAEDVEDTIILLPSAELSRARGGSHCMSLPILRQVF comes from the coding sequence ATGGAAGTTTTTGTAAACAATGAAGTAGGTAAACTGAAACGCTTGATTATCCATAGTCCCGACAGCGGTTTGGGCAAAGTGGTGCCCTCAAAAGCTCAAGATTGGCTCTTTGAGGACATTGTGCACCTGCAAACCATGCGAAAAAACGAGTACGACAATTACGCTCGACTTTTATTGTATTTTTTGGATCCCGAAAAAATTGCGAACAAGCCATTGGCCAAAATAGGGGCGGCAAACCGAAACTTTTTCATTCCGGGCAAAACAGAATATTTCAACTCGGATAAAGTGTTGGAGTTCGAATGCTTGCTCAATGACGTGCTTCAAGAAAAAGACTTAAGGATACAGTTGATTTCTGCTGTTTCGGCTATCGAAGAATGTTCGTATCAAGAAATGCGGCACTTCATGAAAATGTCTGTCGACGAACTGACCAATACCTTAATCACGGGCATTACCTACAGCGGCGAAATGTTCTTCCCGCCTATCCCCAATCTCATTTTCACGCGAGATATTGGCATTGTCGTCAATGATTACCTTTTGCTCAACAAGCCTGCGAAGCTCGCCCGAAGTCGAGAATCGCTTTTGGCCAAATATGTCTTTTTCAATCATCCTGTTTTTGCCGAGTTGAATGACCGTATTATCGAAATAGAAGAAAATGAAGAACATTTTCTTTTACCCGAAGAAGAGCAGTTTGCTCGACAGGAAACGCTAGAAGGTGGCGATGTGATGATGGTTGCCCCGAAACACCTTTTGATTGGAATAAGCGAGAGAACAAGCCTCGAAGCCGCCCGCCAAGCCATGCGAAAACTATTTGCCCACAAAGTGGTGGAAAAAGTGACCATGATCAAAATTCCTGCAAAGCGAGATTATATGCACATCGATACGATATTTACGCAGATCAAACGTAACGTATGGGTGCTTTTGGGCAGTTTGGGCCGTGCGGCCGAAAGGCAACGCAAAGAGAAAATATGGGAGGCCTTAGGCCAAAAAGAGAATGTGGAAGAATTGGTGATCAAGCAATTTTACATTGAACAAGGTAAAGAGAAGAGCCGGAGCTTCGAAAATCTTGAAGATTTGCTCACCGACATTTCAAAACACGACCTTCAGGTCGAAGAAGAGACCGTTTTCATTTATTCGGGCAATGGCGAATTTCCTTATGGAGCCAGAGAGCAGTGGACAGACTCTTGCAATCTGCTCGTGTTGAAAGAGGGTGTGGCCATTGGCTATGATCGGAACGACAAAACCTCTGAGGCCTTTGAGGAAGCAGGATTCAAAATCAAATTGGCCACCGAATTGATCAAGGATTTTGAAGCTGGGCATATCAAAGCGGAAGATGTAGAAGATACCATAATTTTACTCCCATCTGCCGAGCTTTCCCGAGCACGTGGCGGATCGCACTGCATGAGTTTACCCATATTAAGACAAGTTTTTTAA